A window of Patescibacteria group bacterium genomic DNA:
TTTTATAACCGCGGGAGCGCTATTCTCCTTGATTCTATTTGGTGTTTATTCCGTCACTCTCCCCTCCCCTTCTAAGCTCACAACAAGAAATATTGAACAGTCCACCAAAATCTTTGACAGAAATGGAAAGCTTTTATACGAAGTTTTTGCGGATAAAAATAGGACTTTGGTGCAACTTTCCGATGTTTCTCCCTTTTTAATTCATGCAACTTTGTCCGCAGAAGATTCCGACTTTTATAAACATCGCGGGTTTGACCTAATCGGTATCGCCAGAGCTGGGTTTAATATGTTAAGAGGAAAAGGTTTGCAAAGCGGGTCTACGCTTACCCAGCAACTTGTTAAAAACGCTTTGCTTACCAACGAACGAACTATCAATAGAAAAATTAAAGAAATTTTATTGTCTCTGCAGATAGAACGAAAATACTCTAAAGACGATATTATTAAAATGTATCTTAACGAAGCTCCTTATGGAGGTACCGCTTATGGCGTTGAGGCGGCAAGTCGATACTATTTTGGCAAATCGTCCAAAGATTTAACTTTAGCGGAAAGCGCTTTAATAGCAGGCCTTCCTCAATCCCCATCGTATTATTCTCCATTTGGTTCAAATCCCGAAAACGCCACTGCCCGCCAGCATTATGTCCTATGGCTTATGAAAACGCGAGGATGGGTGGAGAAAGATGGAACCCACCATTTTATTAGCGATGAAGAATATAATATGGCTAAAGAAGATGTTTTGAAATACGCAAGTATAAATCACGGTATCAAGGCCCCGCATTTTGTTATGTATATTAAAAATCTGCTTAGCCAAAGGTATGGCGATAGTGTTGTGGAAAACGCAGGTTTGAATGTAACTACATCCTTGGATTTGGATTTGCAAGAACAGGCGGAACAAATTGTTAAAGAAGAGGTTGAAAAGGTTAGCTATTTAAATGTGGGTAATGCCGCCTTAATGGCGATTGACCCTAAAACAGGTCAAATACTTGCTATGGTAGGTTCCAAAGATTATTTTGATATTGAAAATGATGGGAATGTAAATGTAACTTTGTCTCTAAGACAACCCGGGTCGGCTATTAAACCTTTAATGTATGTAACCGCATTTGAACACGGGTTTACACCTTCTACCGTACTTTTTGATGTTCCCACCGCATTTTCAGGCGGGGCGGGGCAGGCGCCTTATAAACCTGTTAATTATAATGGAAATTATATAGGACCTGTCCAAGTACGTTACGCTTTAGCTAACTCTATTAATGTTGCCGCAGTTAAAATGCTAAAACTTGTTGGAGTTGAAAATGTTATTGAAACCGCCAAGAAATTTGGAATAACCACTTTTACAGACCCCGCAAGGTACGGACTTTCTTTAACACTGGGGGGCGGAGAAGTTAGGCTTTTAGAGTTAACCAACGCTTTTGGGGTTTTTGCAAACGCAGGTGTTTACCACACGCCTGTTAGCATTCTTAAAGTTACCGATGCCAAAGGAGATGTTTTGGATGAAGTAAAACCAAATAAAGGCGAAAAAGTAATAGATAACGCTTATACCTACTTAATTTCTGATATCTTGTCTGACAATTACGCCAGAGCGGCGGTTTTTGGGTTGGGCAGTAATTTGGTAATTCCGGGGCATACCGTTGCCGTTAAAACAGGTACTACCAATGATATTAGAGATAACTGGACCATTGGATATACTCCGTCTATTGTAATTGGTGTTTGGGCGGGCAATAACGACAATTCTCCTATGGCTAAAGGATTGGCTTCGGGTATTACGGGAGCTTCTCCTATATGGCAAAAGGTTATGATAGCTTATCTTAAGGACACAAAGGATGAAAAATTTGAAAAACCTGAAAATATTGTAGATGTTGAAGTTGGAAAAGTGTCGGGTATGCGGGTTTATGATGGAGCGGAGGATGGACGATGGGAAAAGTTTGTTAAAGGAACCGAACCTACTTCCGTTTCCGATTGGTTTGTGCCTATGGAAGTTTGCAAAAAGGATAATGGCGATTACAAGAAAAAAGAGGATTGCGATGAGGATGACGATTCGTTAAAGGAGAGGATTTTTATTAAGATGAAGGCGGAACTTCCCGAATGGCAAGATGAAGTGGACGCTTGGGTTGAAGAAAATATTGACGATAAAGATTATTTTCCGCCGGATTAACTATTTCCTTACCTTTAATTCCTCCCCCTTTTCTAGAAGCCTTATAATTTGTTCTCTTATTGGAGCTATTTCATAATCGGAGAGAGATTTGTTTATATCTTGATACACTATTTTTAATGTTATGGATTTGTCGCCTTCATCCTTATAAGTGTCCTCAAGTTCCACTGTAGTTATTAAACTGCTCGCCGCTTTTATTTTTTTAATTATGTTCCCTACCCTGTTTTTCTTTTTAACATAAAAAGAAATGTTTTCTATTACCGGTGGATATTTAGAAATATCTTTTATTTCCTTTCCGCGCGCAAGGCAATTTCTATGCAATTCTTCCAGATTAATTTTATACATTACTAGATTCGGTTTGATGACCGCGGGTTCTAAAGTTATATCCTCATCGGAAAAATTTGCGATAAATGTTTCAATGTCCCCTTTGGCCTTTCTATACAAGGTTTCTAAATCCGTTTGGTTTTTATCATAATACGCAACACATAAAGTGTAAATTTCTTGAGGCAAATCGTTTTTAGTTTCTGGTTTGTGTATTTCTTTTCCAATTTCAAACAACTTGAAGTTATCAAAACTGTTTTTATTGAGTTCCACCTTCTCATACATACTGGGCAGTAAATTGTCCCTTATGAACATAAGTTGAGGAGAAATAGGGTTTAATATCTCAAGCATATTTTTTGCGCTTAAACCCACATTTTTGTAAATATCCTCTCCAACAAAAGAATAGCTGTAAATTTCGGAATACCCTAAAACTTTAAGTAACTCCTTTACTTGCCGGATAAAGTCCAAGTTAGGTTCAAGCATTGTAGGCCCCATACTTTTTGAGGGTAGTTTTGGGGTTATGTTTTCATAACCGTAGATTCGGGCAATTTCTTCTACCAAATCTTCTTTAATAGAAACATCTCTTCTAAATGTTGGAATTGTGATTTTTAAAGTGTCCCCCTCTGTTGACGCTTTGAAAGTTAACGAGGAAAGAATATCCAAAACCTCCTCTTTTTTAAGAACAATGCCTAGGTTTTTATTGAAGAAGTCTAAAGTTGTTTCAATGACGGTTGCCGTTTGTTTTTCGGGGTAAAAGTTGTTAAAGCCTTCTACTTTTCCAGTATTATATTTATTGATAAGGAAAATAAATTTGCCAATCCCTCGTTTGGTTAAATTAGAATCTAGATTTTTCTCAAAGCGGAGTGATGCTTCTGTTCTTAAGCCCAATTTTCTGGAACTTTTTCTGGTAACAAAGTTGTTAAAATTTGCCGCTTCCAGTATTATTTCAGTAGTATTTTCGTCCATTTCGGTATCTTTGCCTCCCATGATTCCCGCCAGCGCAATTGGTTTATCATCGTTTGTTATAATAAGGCTGTGTTTAGAAAGGTTTCTTGTAACATCATCCAGAGTTTCAACATTTTCCCCTTCTCTTGCTCTTCTAACGCCTAGGTTATACCCACCTTCTTTATTTAATTTTTTGGCGTCAAACGCATGCAGGGGCTGGCCGGTTTCAAGCATGGCGTAGTTTGTAAAATCCACGATATTGTTTATTGGTCGTATGCCGCAGTTAATTAGGCGGGTTTGGATTTCTTGTGGAGAAGGACAAAGTTTAATGTTCGTAATTTTTACAGCGGTATATCTTGGGCAGTCTTTTATACTCTCCACATTTATATTAATGGCGGGATTGCGGTTGCTCACTTTTGTTAAATCATAGTTTGGAATATTAAAAGAACATTTTGTTATGGCGGAAATTTCTCTCGCTATTCCTTCTATGCTGAAACAGTCTCCCCTATGTGTTAGCGCCTTGTTTTCTATTTCAATAACCACATCATTTGACTTCGTTGTTTCAAAATTTTCAACTTCCGAGAGTTTCAAAGAGAGCAGTTCGCAAAGTTTTTGCGGTTCAATATTTATTTCTGTAAAATCTTTAACCCAGTCCAATGATATTTTCATAGTTTAAAACTGCTGTAAAAAACGCAAATCCCCTTTATGAAAGTCTCTAATATCCGAGATGCCGTATTTTAACATTACAAGTCTGTCTAGCCCGATTGCCCAGGCAAAGCCTTTGTAAATGTTTGGGTCTACCCCGGCCATCTTAAAAACATTGGGATGAATCATTCCAGCGGGAATAAGTTCTAACCATTTTTTTTGCCCGTTTTTTAATTTATGCTCTACCAACATTTCTAACCCCGGTTCAACAAAAGGAAAATATGTAGGCTGGATTTTGTAGGGTATTTTGTAACCATAATAGGTGTACACAAAACTTTCAAGCACTCCAATAAGCTCCGCAAGCGATGCGGTTTTGCTTACATACATTCCTTCTATTTGATAAAATGTGTGTTCGTGAACGGTGTCCGTAGCTTCGTGTCTAAAGCACTTGCCGGGAATAATGGCTCTAAATGGCGGTTTGCGTGTTTTTAAGAGTCTGTGTTGCATAGTTGATGTATGGGCAATAGGCAAAAGGTATTCCTTAGTCCAAAAAGTGTCCCACATATCTCTTGCGGGATGCCCCTTTGGAAAGTTTAAAGTCTCAAAATGATTGAAATCGTTGTCTACTTCAACGGAGTCCACAACTTCAAAACCCATGGTTAAAAAGATATCTTCGGCGTATTTTTTCATTTGAGTTATTGGATGGGTATGTCCAATTTGAGGTTTTATTCCGGGAAGAGTTAAATCTCCTATTTCTATATTTTCGGTAGTTAGCAGTAGCTTTTTATTTTCTATGAGGCGCTGAATACCTTTCTTGAGATTGTTAATTTCCGTCCCCGCCACTTTTTTATCGCCTGATGGCAAAGTTGCTAATTTAGCGAGGAGTTTATTCACTATACCCCTTTTCCCCAAATACTTTAGATAAATATCGTCCACTTCTCTTTCGGTTTTAATTTCTTTGATATTCGTTTCAAATTCTTTTTTTAATGTTTCAAGCTCTTTCATTGGATAAGTAAAAATCTAAGTAAAACATAAGAAAGCGTTACGACTAGGATTATTGAGAGAGTGTTAAAGGAAACTAAAGAAGCGAGGGTTTTTAAAATATCGTTATATTTTTGATACTGCAAAATCCCAAGTATCAGTAACAATATGCTTGATAAAACCAATACTTCTGTCAATATCATTTTTTAATTTGTTCAACAAGTTTTGTAAAAGCTTTTTTATCTTGAGCCAATGTCGCCAAACTTTTTCTATCCAATGCGATGTTATTTTTCTTTAGTTTATTTATGAAATCGTTATATTTCATATCATTTTCTTTTAACGCCGCGTTTATTCGTATTATCCAAAGTTTTCTAAAATTCCTTTTGTTTTTCTTTCTCCCCGCAAAAGCGTATTCCCCCGCTTTTAAAAGTGTTTCTTTGGCTCTTCTGAAAATACTGTTTCTTGCGCCATAAAAGCCCTTAGCTTGTTTTAATAATTTTTTGTGTTTTCGTACTCTTTTGTACCCTGTTTTAACTCTGGTCATAATTTAAATTACTTTCTTAATTTTTCTAAGCAAACCTTTTGGAATTTCGCTCAATTTTTGTTTTCTAAATCTTGAGTTGGCGGTTTCTTTTCTGTTTAAATGAGAAGTGCATGCCCTTTTCTTTAAAAGTTTACCGGAACTTGTAATTTTAAACCTTTTTACAATTGTTTTGCTAGTTTTCTGTTTTGGCATTTTCATTTTGGCGCCACAAGGGCGCTCATAACCCCACCTTTGTATTCTACATCGTTTTCTATTTTAATTAAATCCCCTAAATGGGCAATGAATTTTTTAATTTTTTCTTCCCCTATTTCCGGGTGGGCTTTCTCACGCCCCTTAAAAACCACCGATAACCGTACCTTATTTTTGTCTTTGATAAATTCTCTTGCTCTTTCCGCTTTGTTTAATAAATCGTTGCTACCTATGTAAGGACCAAATCTAAATTCTTTGGTACCGGTTTTATGTATTTTTTTGTTGGATTCTCTTTCTTTAACTTTTTCCTGATACTGGAACTTGTTAAAATCCAAAACCTTACATATTGGAGGTTTAGCCCCCGGCGATATTTCCACTAAATCCAAGCTTGCGTCCAAAGCCTTTTTAAGAGCTTCGTGGGATTTCATTATGCCCAAATTTTTCCCTGTTTCGGATATCAGGCGCACTTCCTGCGCTTTTATTTGGTGATTTATCAAGTATCTTTTCAAAGTTTTTTATTCTAATAAAGCTTTATTTTAGCAAGTAATGCTTATTATAGCAATCCCAAGCTTTTGTCTTCAATTATTTTTGTTATATCTGTTATAAAGTTTTTAAGATTTATGTTATTAATATTTTTGCCATTTCTTAAACGGACAGAAATATTTTCTTGGGCAAGTTCTTTATCTCCCACAATTATCATATAGGGGATTTTTTGCAGTTGCGCGTTGCGAATTTTTGATTGCATTGTCTCATTTTTTTCGTCCGCGCAAACTCTAATGTTGGCGGAAGAAAGCGCTTCTTTTATTTTTTGGGCGTATTTAAGATGGTTTTCGGATATAGGTATTATTTGAACTTGGACAGGAGAAAGCCAAACCGGAAGCGCGCCTGCAAATTTTTCTAACAAAAAAGCCATAGTTCTTTCAAAAGCGCCGATAGAGGAGCGATGAATGACCACTAGCTCCTTTTCTTTGCCGTTTTTATCTATAAAAGTTAATTCAAATCGTTTTGGCATTACAAAATCGTACTGCACGGTAAATGCCGTTTCCTCTTTCCCGCCTATTTTTTTCATCTGGATATCTATTTTTGGACCGTAAAAAGCGGCTTCATTAGGCGCCTCGGAAAAGCTGTTTTTTGTTTCAGTTAGCACTTGTCTCAAAATGTTTTCCGCTGAATCCCAAGCTTTATCGTCTTTATAGTATTTTTGAGTATCCGTACGGTTTCCTAAAGACAATTGATATCTATAATCAATTCCTTTAACAAGTCCAAGTTTGCCGTTTACAAAATCAATTAAATTTAAAACATTTTTAATTTCATCCTTTGCTTGGTCTTGCGAAGCAAAAATATGAGCGTCTGCTAAACAAAACATTCTAACGCGCATTAGACCCGAAAGCTCCCCGCTTTTTTCGTATCTAAATTGCGAAGCTATCTCGGCATATCTAATAGGAAGTTCTTTGTAGCTATGCGGTTTAGATTTATAAAGCATAAAGTGATGAGGACAGGTCATTGGTCTTAATATTAACTCTTCCTCGTCCACTTTCATTTTTGGATACATAGAATCTTTATAATAAGGATAATGACCAGATTTTTTGTACAAATCGGTTTTGGCAAGAGGCGGAGTAATAACATGTTGGTAGTTCCATTTAGTTTCTTCGTCTATTACGAATCGTTCCAATTCGCGACGGATAATTGTCCCGTTGGGTGTTAATAAAGGAAGACCTTTTCCAATGAGGTCGGAGAACACAAAAAGGTCTAGATCTTTCCCTATGACTCTATGGTCGCGTGTTTTTGCTTTTTCAAGCACATTTAGATATTCGTCTAATTCTTTTTGTGTAGGGAAAGCGGTGCCGTAGATTCTAGTTAGCATTTTGTTTTTTTCGTCTCCATGCCAATACGCGCCCGCCACACTTAAAAGTTTAAACGCCTTTATTTCGCCGGTGGATTTTAGATGTGGACCCTTGCACAGATCCACAAATTTGTCTCCCGTCCAATACACATTGGGAATTTCTTTTTTGGATTCTATTTCGTCTAGCCATTCTTGTTTATAGGGATTGTATTCAAAGAGTTTTTTTGCAGCGTCAATTTTAATTTCTTTATGTGTAATGGGCAAATCCTCTTTTATAATTTTTTGCATTTCCTTTTCTATTTTAGGAAAATCCGTTTTGGATATTTTTTCGTCTAATTCAAAATCAAAATAAAAACCATCCTCTGTTGCGGGACCCATTGCTTTTATAATTTTTGGATAAAGATTTTCCATCGCTTGCATTAGAATATGTTCGGTGGAATGTCTTAACGAGAGTAAGTATTCTTGCGAGTTGTTTTTTTCCATAATTAAAGTATATCACGCTATTTTCTAACTGCAAATTTTTATATATTATATAAGGGTCGGGTCCGCCTAGAGCGGGTCAGACCCCTATTCTGATGATTATTGCAATAAATAAGCCAAAAGGAATAACAAGCCACGATGTTGTGGATGTTGTCCGTAAGAAATATAACATAACGAAAGTGGGGCATGCGGGGACATTGGACCCTCTTGCTGAAGGCATTTTAATAGTCTTAACAGAAAACGATACTAAAAGACAAAGCGAATTTATGGGTTTGGAAAAAGAATATATCGCAAAAATTGCTTTTGGAATTAGAACAGATACTTATGATATAGAGGGAACTGTCCTTGAGAAGGATAAATTAAGATTAGCGGGTAAGGTGTTGGAAAGGGACAAAATAGAAAAAGTGTTAAATCAATTCGTTGGGAATATTATACAAGAGGTACCCGCTTTCTCCGCTGTTAAAATCAGAGGTAAACCCCTTTATAAATATGCTAGAGAAGGAAAAATGGGAGGTATAAAACTTCCAAAGAGGAAAGTATTTATAAAAGAATTAGAGCTTTTAGAGACTGGAGTCACTTTTGTATCATTGTCTAGACAACGATACAATTCCCCCGCCAAAAAATATCCTTACATAAAAATTAGAGTGGTGTGTTCAAAAGGAACTTATGTTCGCAGTTTGGCAAATGATATAGGCAATAAACTCGGAGGTGGCGGTACTTTAATATCCTTGGTACGGACAAGAGTTGGGAATTATACATTGGCAAATTCTCTTAGTTTGGAGAGATTTCTTATGTAGTCAGATGATTTACGAGTTCTCTATACGCTTTTAGA
This region includes:
- a CDS encoding phenylalanine--tRNA ligase subunit alpha — protein: MKELETLKKEFETNIKEIKTEREVDDIYLKYLGKRGIVNKLLAKLATLPSGDKKVAGTEINNLKKGIQRLIENKKLLLTTENIEIGDLTLPGIKPQIGHTHPITQMKKYAEDIFLTMGFEVVDSVEVDNDFNHFETLNFPKGHPARDMWDTFWTKEYLLPIAHTSTMQHRLLKTRKPPFRAIIPGKCFRHEATDTVHEHTFYQIEGMYVSKTASLAELIGVLESFVYTYYGYKIPYKIQPTYFPFVEPGLEMLVEHKLKNGQKKWLELIPAGMIHPNVFKMAGVDPNIYKGFAWAIGLDRLVMLKYGISDIRDFHKGDLRFLQQF
- a CDS encoding PBP1A family penicillin-binding protein; the encoded protein is MKLKFPYKKPKPLSSRRKTKKGLIISVSLASLGLFFITAGALFSLILFGVYSVTLPSPSKLTTRNIEQSTKIFDRNGKLLYEVFADKNRTLVQLSDVSPFLIHATLSAEDSDFYKHRGFDLIGIARAGFNMLRGKGLQSGSTLTQQLVKNALLTNERTINRKIKEILLSLQIERKYSKDDIIKMYLNEAPYGGTAYGVEAASRYYFGKSSKDLTLAESALIAGLPQSPSYYSPFGSNPENATARQHYVLWLMKTRGWVEKDGTHHFISDEEYNMAKEDVLKYASINHGIKAPHFVMYIKNLLSQRYGDSVVENAGLNVTTSLDLDLQEQAEQIVKEEVEKVSYLNVGNAALMAIDPKTGQILAMVGSKDYFDIENDGNVNVTLSLRQPGSAIKPLMYVTAFEHGFTPSTVLFDVPTAFSGGAGQAPYKPVNYNGNYIGPVQVRYALANSINVAAVKMLKLVGVENVIETAKKFGITTFTDPARYGLSLTLGGGEVRLLELTNAFGVFANAGVYHTPVSILKVTDAKGDVLDEVKPNKGEKVIDNAYTYLISDILSDNYARAAVFGLGSNLVIPGHTVAVKTGTTNDIRDNWTIGYTPSIVIGVWAGNNDNSPMAKGLASGITGASPIWQKVMIAYLKDTKDEKFEKPENIVDVEVGKVSGMRVYDGAEDGRWEKFVKGTEPTSVSDWFVPMEVCKKDNGDYKKKEDCDEDDDSLKERIFIKMKAELPEWQDEVDAWVEENIDDKDYFPPD
- the infC gene encoding translation initiation factor IF-3, encoding MKRYLINHQIKAQEVRLISETGKNLGIMKSHEALKKALDASLDLVEISPGAKPPICKVLDFNKFQYQEKVKERESNKKIHKTGTKEFRFGPYIGSNDLLNKAERAREFIKDKNKVRLSVVFKGREKAHPEIGEEKIKKFIAHLGDLIKIENDVEYKGGVMSALVAPK
- the rplT gene encoding 50S ribosomal protein L20; translation: MTRVKTGYKRVRKHKKLLKQAKGFYGARNSIFRRAKETLLKAGEYAFAGRKKNKRNFRKLWIIRINAALKENDMKYNDFINKLKKNNIALDRKSLATLAQDKKAFTKLVEQIKK
- the pheT gene encoding phenylalanine--tRNA ligase subunit beta, which produces MKISLDWVKDFTEINIEPQKLCELLSLKLSEVENFETTKSNDVVIEIENKALTHRGDCFSIEGIAREISAITKCSFNIPNYDLTKVSNRNPAININVESIKDCPRYTAVKITNIKLCPSPQEIQTRLINCGIRPINNIVDFTNYAMLETGQPLHAFDAKKLNKEGGYNLGVRRAREGENVETLDDVTRNLSKHSLIITNDDKPIALAGIMGGKDTEMDENTTEIILEAANFNNFVTRKSSRKLGLRTEASLRFEKNLDSNLTKRGIGKFIFLINKYNTGKVEGFNNFYPEKQTATVIETTLDFFNKNLGIVLKKEEVLDILSSLTFKASTEGDTLKITIPTFRRDVSIKEDLVEEIARIYGYENITPKLPSKSMGPTMLEPNLDFIRQVKELLKVLGYSEIYSYSFVGEDIYKNVGLSAKNMLEILNPISPQLMFIRDNLLPSMYEKVELNKNSFDNFKLFEIGKEIHKPETKNDLPQEIYTLCVAYYDKNQTDLETLYRKAKGDIETFIANFSDEDITLEPAVIKPNLVMYKINLEELHRNCLARGKEIKDISKYPPVIENISFYVKKKNRVGNIIKKIKAASSLITTVELEDTYKDEGDKSITLKIVYQDINKSLSDYEIAPIREQIIRLLEKGEELKVRK
- the truB gene encoding tRNA pseudouridine(55) synthase TruB, encoding MIIAINKPKGITSHDVVDVVRKKYNITKVGHAGTLDPLAEGILIVLTENDTKRQSEFMGLEKEYIAKIAFGIRTDTYDIEGTVLEKDKLRLAGKVLERDKIEKVLNQFVGNIIQEVPAFSAVKIRGKPLYKYAREGKMGGIKLPKRKVFIKELELLETGVTFVSLSRQRYNSPAKKYPYIKIRVVCSKGTYVRSLANDIGNKLGGGGTLISLVRTRVGNYTLANSLSLERFLM
- a CDS encoding 50S ribosomal protein L35; the encoded protein is MKMPKQKTSKTIVKRFKITSSGKLLKKRACTSHLNRKETANSRFRKQKLSEIPKGLLRKIKKVI
- the thrS gene encoding threonine--tRNA ligase, whose product is MEKNNSQEYLLSLRHSTEHILMQAMENLYPKIIKAMGPATEDGFYFDFELDEKISKTDFPKIEKEMQKIIKEDLPITHKEIKIDAAKKLFEYNPYKQEWLDEIESKKEIPNVYWTGDKFVDLCKGPHLKSTGEIKAFKLLSVAGAYWHGDEKNKMLTRIYGTAFPTQKELDEYLNVLEKAKTRDHRVIGKDLDLFVFSDLIGKGLPLLTPNGTIIRRELERFVIDEETKWNYQHVITPPLAKTDLYKKSGHYPYYKDSMYPKMKVDEEELILRPMTCPHHFMLYKSKPHSYKELPIRYAEIASQFRYEKSGELSGLMRVRMFCLADAHIFASQDQAKDEIKNVLNLIDFVNGKLGLVKGIDYRYQLSLGNRTDTQKYYKDDKAWDSAENILRQVLTETKNSFSEAPNEAAFYGPKIDIQMKKIGGKEETAFTVQYDFVMPKRFELTFIDKNGKEKELVVIHRSSIGAFERTMAFLLEKFAGALPVWLSPVQVQIIPISENHLKYAQKIKEALSSANIRVCADEKNETMQSKIRNAQLQKIPYMIIVGDKELAQENISVRLRNGKNINNINLKNFITDITKIIEDKSLGLL